One region of Juglans regia cultivar Chandler chromosome 4, Walnut 2.0, whole genome shotgun sequence genomic DNA includes:
- the LOC109013528 gene encoding LOW QUALITY PROTEIN: digalactosyldiacylglycerol synthase 1, chloroplastic (The sequence of the model RefSeq protein was modified relative to this genomic sequence to represent the inferred CDS: deleted 1 base in 1 codon), whose protein sequence is MANENQASTSSSAFSFISKGLREVRDSADADLQTMRDRANSFKNLANSFDRELENFFNSASTPFSVPAIRSPPPPAEIDFVKKLQPKLSEFRRAYSSPDFSRKVLEKWSPRTRIRIDLSAIKNAIVSEVEDADGIIHFDRVRKRNTMSFREFWGELKGQGEGDEAQPRDWEPIRALKTRLREFEKRSSSVELFGGFKKSEFLEKVKSSLKAMCKEPRESNEVLPLDVPELLAYWVRQSSPFLDQLGVRRDICDKIVESLCSKRKNQLLLHSVSAGESSVLGNDNINDELDSRIASVLQSTGHCYEGGFWTDHAKHDLSDGKRHVAIVTTASLPWMTGTAVNPLFRAAYLAGSARQNVTLLVPWLCKSDQELVYPSNLTFSSPEEQEIYIRNWLEERIGFKADFKISFYPGKFSKERRSIIPAGDTSQFIPSKDADIAILEEPEHLNWYHHGRRWTDKFNHVVGIVHTNYLEYIKREKNGALQAFLVKHINNWVTRAYCHKVLRLSAATQDLPKSVICNVHGVNPKFLKIGEKVAAEREFGQEAFSKGAYFLGKMVWAKGYRELIDLLAKNKRDLDGIKLDVFGNGEDAHEVQSAARRLDLNLNFLKGREHADDSLHGYKVFINPSVSDVLCTATAEALAMGKFVVCADHPSNEFFRSFPNCLTYKTSEDFVAKVKEALASEPQPLTPEQRHNLSWEAATQRFMEYSELDRFLASTEDGAKSSRNDGKIIQKSASLPSLTDMVDGGLAFAHYCLTGNEFLRQCTGAIPGTRDYDKQHCKDLNLLPPQVENPIYGW, encoded by the exons ATGGCCAACGAAAATCAAGCGTCCACCTCTTCGAGCGCTTTCTCCTTCATATCCAAGGGATTGAGAGAGGTGCGGGACTCGGCGGATGCCGATCTCCAAACGATGCGCGACCGAGCCAACTCGTTCAAGAAT CTCGCGAATTCGTTCGACCGCGAGCTCGAGAACTTCTTCAACTCCGCCTCGACGCCCTTCTCCGTCCCGGCGATTCGATCACCGCCGCCGCCTGCCGAGATCGATTTCGTGAAGAAGCTCCAGCCAAAGCTCTCGGAATTCCGCCGGGCGTACTCTTCCCCAGATTTCAGCAGAAAGGTTCTGGAGAAATGGAGCCCGAGGACGAGAATTCGGATCGATTTGTCGGCTATAAAGAACGCTATTGTGTCGGAGGTGGAGGACGCGGACGGGATTATTCATTTTGATAGGGTTAGGAAGAGGAATACgatgagttttagagagttttggGGGGAGTTGAAAGGGCAGGGAGAAGGAGATGAAGCACAGCCTAGGGATTGGGAGCCAATTCGGGCATTGAAGACAAGGCTGAGAGAGTTCGAGAAGCGGAGTTCGTCGGTGGAGCTTTTCGGCGGGTTTAAGAAGAGTGAGTTTTTGGAGAAAGTGAAGTCGAGCTTG AAAGCAATGTGCAAGGAGCCTCGAGAGTCAAAT GAAGTGCTGCCACTGGACGTGCCAGAACTTTTGGCATACTGGGTTAGGCAATCCAGTCCATTTTTGGATCAACTTGGTGTTAGGAGAG ATATATGCGATAAGATAGTGGAAAGCTTGTGTAGCAAACGCAAAAACCAACTTTTATTGCACTCTGTCTCTGCCGGAGAATCCTCTGTTCTAGGAAATGATAACATCAATGATGAATTAGATTCGAGGATAGCCAGTGTACTCCAAAGTACAGGTCATTGTTACGAAGGTGGATTTTGGACAGACCATGCAAAGCACGACCTGTCTGACGGGAAAAGGCATGTTGCCATCGTCACAACTGCTAGCCTTCCTTGGATGACTGGAACAGCTGTAAATCCACTGTTTCGAGCTGCATATCTAGCGGGTTCTGCAAGACAAAATGTCACACTACTGGTTCCATGGCTTTGTAAATCAGATCAAGAATTAGTTTATCCAAGCAATCTAACGTTTAGTTCACCAGAAGAGCAGGAAATATATATCCGTAATTGGCTGGAGGAAAGGATTGGCTTCAAGgctgattttaaaatttctttttatcctGGAAAA ttttcaaaagaaaggaGAAGCATAATACCTGCTGGAGATACTTCTCAATTTATCCCTTCCAAGGATGCTGACATTGCCATCCTGGAAGAACCAGAGCACCTGAATTGGTACCATCATGGAAGGCGTTGGACTGATAAATTTAACCATGTTGTGGGAATTGTCCACACAAATTACTTAGAATATATCAAGAGAGAGAAGAATGGAGCTCTCCAAGCTTTCCTTGTAAAACACATAAATAATTGGGTCACAAGAGCTTACTGCCACAAG GTTCTTCGTCTATCTGCTGCTACCCAGGATTTACCAAAGTCTGTGATTTGCAATGTTCATGGTGTGAATCCTAAGTTCCTGAAAATTGGAGAAAAGGTTGCTGCAGAAAGGGAATTTGGGCAGGAAGCCTTCTCAAAAGGAGCATACTTCTTAGGCAAGATGGTCTGGGCAAAGGGTTACAGGGAGTTGATAGATTTGCTTGCGAAGAACAAGAGGGACCTTGATGGCATCAAGTTGGATGTGTTTGGGAATGGAGAGGATGCCCATGAAGTTCAGAGTGCAGCTAGGAGGTTGGACCTGAATCTCAATTTTCTGAAAGGCAGAGAGCATGCGGATGACTCTCTTCACGG GTACAAAGTCTTCATAAATCCCAGTGTCAGTGATGTGCTCTGTACGGCTACTGCTGAGGCACTTGCCATGGGTAAATTTGTAGTTTGTGCAGACCACCCATCAAATGAGTTCTTTAGGTCCTTTCCCAACTGTTTGACTTATAAGACTTCCGAGGACTTTGTTGCCAAAGTGAAAGAAGCATTAGCAAGTGAGCCCCAGCCACTTACTCCCGAGCAAAGACATAACCTTTCATGGGAGGCTGCCACTCAGAGATTTATGGAGTATTCTGAGCTTGACAGATTCCTTGCTAGTACTGAAGATGGTGCAAAATCCAGCAGAAATGACGGAAAGATCATTCAAAAATCAGCGTCATTACCTAGTCTGACCGACATGGTTGATGGAGGATTGGCATTCGCCCACTACTGCCTCACTGGGAATGAATTTCTGAGACAATGTACCGGAGCAATTCCTGGGACACGTGACTATGACAAACAGCATTGTAAAGACCTTAATCTCTTACCTCCGCAGGTAGAAAATCCCATCTATGGTTGGTAA
- the LOC109013529 gene encoding uncharacterized protein LOC109013529, giving the protein MGLLSNRVQRQSLKPGDHIYSWRAAYIYAHHGIYVGDDTVIHFTRRGQEVGTGTVLDVLLISSGPTRSHLPCPTCTPPDEGHGVVSSCLNCFLAGGVLYRFEYSVTPALFLAKARGGTCTLAVSDPDEIVVHRAKYLLDNGFGCYNVFKNNCEDFAIYCKTGLLVVDEGRLGQSGQAASIIGGPLAAVLSSPMRLFSTNVYGMAATAVAVYCASRYAADIGLRRDVMKVPVEDLTRRLATGSLRVVEPQISVTPSRGSPQLLTQ; this is encoded by the exons ATGGGACTGCTTTCCAACAG AGTCCAGAGGCAGAGCCTGAAACCAGGGGATCACATTTACTCGTGGAGAGCTGCTTATATTTATGCCCATCATg GTATCTATGTTGGGGACGATACAGTCATACATTTTACTAGACGTGGCCAAGAAGTTGGGACTGGGACTGTGCTTGATGTTCTCTTGATTAGCTCAGGACCAACCCGATCTCATTTGCCTTGCCCAACTTGCACTCCACCAGATGAAGGGCATGGAGTCGTCTCCTCATGCCTGAACTGCTTCCTTGCTGGTGGTGTTTTGTACCGTTTTGAGTATTCTGTCACCCCTGCTCTCTTTCTTGCAAAAGCACGTGGAGGAACATGCACTCTTGCAGTCTCAGACCCAGATGAGATTGTGGTTCATCGAGCAAAGTATCTGCTTGACAATGGTTTTGGTTGCTATAATGTATTCAAGAACAACTGTGAGGACTTTGCTATCTACTGCAAAACAGGGCTTCTTGTGGTGGATGAAGGAAGACTTGGCCAGAGCGGCCAAGCTGCTTCTATCATAGGGGGGCCTCTTGCTGCTGTTTTATCTTCACCGATGCGTCTTTTTAGTACCAATGTTTATGGAATGGCTGCCACAGCTGTTGCTGTCTACTGTGCCAGTAGGTATGCTGCTGACATTGGCTTGAGAAGGGATGTAATGAAGGTCCCAGTAGAGGATCTGACGAGGAGGTTGGCGACAGGCTCACTGCGGGTGGTTGAACCCCAAATTTCAGTTACTCCTTCCCGTGGGTCTCCCCAGCTTCTAACTCAATAA
- the LOC109013530 gene encoding ribosome biogenesis protein NSA2 homolog, which produces MPQGDYIELHRKRHGFRLDHFERKRKKEAREVHKRSEYAQKALGIKGKMFAKKRYAEKALMKKTLAMHEESSTRRKVDDDVHEGAVPAYLLDRENTTRAKVLSNTIKQKRKEKAGKWEVPLPKVRPVAEDEMFKVIRTGKRKTKQWKRMVTKATFVGPGFTRKPPKYERFIRPSGLRFTKAHVTHPELKCTFNLEIIGVKKNPNGPMYTSLGVITKGSVIEVNVSELGLVTPAGKVVWGKYAQVTNNPENDGCINAVLLV; this is translated from the exons ATG CCGCAAGGAGATTACATCGAGCTTCACAGGAAGAGACATGGCTTCCGCCTTGATCACTTCGAGCGCAAGCGCAAGAAGGAGGCTCGCGAAGTTCACAAGCGCTCTGAATATGCCCAGAAG GCTCTGGGTATTAAGGGCAAGATGTTCGCGAAGAAACGTTATGCGGAGAAGGCTCTGATGAAGAAGAC ACTGGCTATGCACGAGGAATCATCCACCAGGCGCAAGGTGGACGATGATGTTCATGAAGGAGCTGTTCCTGCCTATCTGTTGGATCGTGAGAACACAACACGAGCAAAA GTTCTTAGCAATACAATTAagcaaaagaggaaagagaaagcTGGGAAATGGGAAGTTCCTCTGCCCAAG GTGAGGCCTGTCGCTGAAGATGAAATGTTCAAAGTGATCAGAACTGGCAAACGAAAGA CCAAGCAATGGAAGAGAATGGTCACGAAAGCCACATTTGTGGGACCTGGTTTTACAAGAAAACCTCCCAAGTACGAGCGCTTCATCCGTCCTTCAGGTTTACGGTTCACCAAAGCTCATGTGACACACCCTGAACTCAAATGCACTTTCAATCTCGAGATAATCGGAGTAAAGAAAAATCCTAATGGTCCAATGTATACCTCTCTTGGCGTGATAACAAAGGGAAGCGTCATTGAG GTGAATGTCAGTGAGCTGGGTCTGGTTACACCAGCTGGGAAAGTTGTCTGGG GGAAATATGCTCAGGTGACAAATAACCCCGAGAATGATGGTTGTATAAACGCTGTTCTGCTTGTCTAG
- the LOC109013531 gene encoding receptor-like kinase TMK3: protein MIRLHRSTMERHKTCVFPLLLSLLAVVFGATDPNDVAILSQFKKGLENPELLKWPENGADPCESNWNYVVCKGDRVTQIQVQNVGLSGPLPQNLNQLSMLTDLGLQKNRFTGALPSFRGLSNLRNAYLDNNEFDIIPADFFDGLVSLEVLALDNINLNATTGWMFPAQLQESPQLRNLSCMSCNLVGPLPSFLRNLSSLSNLKLSGNNLYGEVPASFSGMNLEILWLNDQNGGGLTGPIDVVTTMTLLTSLWLHGNRFTGEIPASIGNLTLLEDLNLNGNQLVGLIPDSLANMALRNLDLSNNGLMGPIPNFKATKVSSDSNAFCQSTPGVRCDPAVMALIEFLRWVNYPSKLVSSWTGNDPCEGQWLGLNCNPSNEIDIINMPKFYLNGSLSPSVANLGALTQIRLQNNNLSGPIPQNWSSLKYLTMLDLTGNNISPPLPKFSDSVKLVIDPLLNGNQSQEAPPAGNSPQENGPSSGSSHSPSRNPSSPTTGGDGTSGEPKSSKRSILVSVVAPAASVAAVAFLVIPLSVYCCKKRKDTSPTASSVVIHPRDPSDSDNMFKVVVANNTNGSTSTLTGSCSGSINSSGRGESHVIEAGNLIISVQVLRNVTGNFSPENELGRGGFGVVYKGELDDGTKIAVKRMEAGVITSKALDEFQSEIAVLSKVRHRHLVSLLGYSIEGNERILVYEYMPQGALSKHLFHWKSLKLEPLSWKRRLNIALDVARGLEYLHSMAHQSFIHRDLKSSNILLGDDFRAKISDFGLVKLAPDGEKSVETRLAGTFGYLAPEYAVTGKITTKADVFSFGVVLMELLTGLMALDDNRPEESQYLAAWFLRIKSDKEKLAAGIDPALDVNEETFESIYTISQLAAHCTAREPSQRPDMGHAVNVLAPLVEKWRPFDDDTEEYSGIDYNLPLNQMVKGWQEGKDLSYMALEDSKDSIPARPTGFAESFTSADGR from the exons ATGATCCGCCTTCACAGATCTACTATGGAACGCCATAAAACCTGTGTCTTTCCACTCCTCCTCTCACTTCTCGCGGTGGTTTTCGGTGCTACTGACCCCAATGACGTTGCGATTCTCAGCCAGTTCAAGAAAGGGCTGGAGAACCCAGAGCTCCTGAAGTGGCCCGAGAATGGTGCTGACCCATGCGAGTCTAACTGGAACTACGTGGTTTGTAAGGGCGACAGGGTCACCCAGATTCAGGTCCAAAACGTGGGCCTGAGTGGCCCTCTCCCGCAGAACCTCAACCAGCTCTCCATGCTCACAGACCTTGGTCTCCAGAAGAACAGATTCACCGGGGCTTTACCATCGTTCCGGGGCTTGTCCAATCTGCGCAATGCTTACTTGGACAACAATGAGTTCGATATCATTCCTGCCGATTTCTTTGATGGGCTTGTGAGTTTGGAGGTATTGGCATTGGATAACATCAATTTGAATGCCACTACCGGGTGGATGTTCCCTGCTCAGTTGCAGGAGTCGCCCCAGTTGAGAAATCTTTCTTGTATGAGTTGCAATTTGGTGGGTCCGTTACCAAGCTTTCTGAGAAATCTTTCTTCTCTATCAAACTTGAAACTTTCTGGGAACAATTTGTATGGTGAAGTTCCGGCGAGTTTTAGCGGTATGAATTTGGAGATTCTCTGGTTGAATGACCAGAATGGAGGCGGACTGACGGGTCCGATCGACGTGGTGACAACAATGACCTTACTCACGAGTCTCTGGCTTCATGGGAACCGATTCACTGGGGAGATTCCTGCGAGCATTGGGAATTTGACTCTCCTCGAGGATCTCAATCTGAATGGTAATCAACTTGTTGGCTTAATTCCTGATAGCTTAGCTAATATGGCATTGCGTAATTTGGATTTGAGCAATAACGGGCTAATGGGTCCAATACCGAACTTCAAAGCCACAAAGGTCTCTTCTGATTCTAATGCATTTTGTCAATCAACTCCTGGGGTTCGTTGTGACCCGGCTGTTATGGCACTTATAGAGTTCCTTAGGTGGGTGAATTACCCTTCAAAGCTTGTTTCTTCGTGGACTGGTAATGACCCTTGTGAAGGGCAGTGGTTGGGACTGAATTGCAATCCCAGCAACGAGATTGATATCATAAACATGCCTAAGTTTTATCTGAACGGTTCATTGAGTCCTTCGGTTGCAAACTTAGGAGCCCTTACTCAAATTAGACTTCAGAATAATAACTTGAGCGGTCCGATTCCCCAAAACTGGAGTAGCTTGAAATATTTGACAATGTTGGACCTAACTGGGAACAATATTTCCCCTCCATTGCCGAAATTCAGTGACAGTGTGAAACTTGTCATTGACCCTCTATTGAATGGTAATCAATCGCAGGAAGCCCCCCCTGCAGGGAACAGTCCACAAGAAAATGGCCCATCATCTGGTAGTTCGCATTCCCCATCAAGAAACCCCTCTTCACCAACAACTGGCGGCGATGGCACTTCTGGTGAACCAAAAAGTTCTAAGAGGTCCATTTTGGTTTCGGTTGTGGCCCCTGCTGCAAGTGTCGCAGCTGTTGCTTTTCTGGTCATACCTCTATCTGTCTATTGTTGTAAGAAGAGAAAAGACACCTCCCCGACTGCTAGTTCAGTTGTAATTCACCCAAGAGATCCATCTGATTCAGATAACATGTTCAAAGTGGTTGTTGCCAACAACACCAATGGGAGCACTTCTACACTGACGGGGAGTTGTTCTGGAAGCATAAATAGTAGTGGAAGGGGTGAATCTCATGTCATTGAAGCTGGAAATCTTATCATATCAGTTCAAGTCCTTAGAAATGTGACGGGGAATTTTTCTCCAGAGAATGAACTTGGCCGCGGTGGCTTTGGGGTAGTTTATAAGGGAGAATTGGATGATGGTACAAAAATAGCAGTGAAAAGAATGGAGGCTGGTGTCATTACTAGCAAAGCTTTGGATGAATTCCAGTCTGAAATTGCAGTGCTTTCGAAGGTCCGGCACCGTCATTTGGTATCTCTTCTTGGTTATTCCATAGAAGGCAATGAGAGAATTCTTGTTTATGAATATATGCCTCAAGGGGCTCTCAGCAAGCATCTATTCCACTGGAAGAGCTTAAAATTGGAGCCTCTCTCTTGGAAGAGGAGGCTAAATATTGCCTTGGATGTTGCTAGGGGATTGGAGTATCTCCATAGTATGGCTCATCAGAGCTTCATACACAGAGATCTTAAATCTTCAAATATCTTACTCGGAGATGATTTCAGAgcaaaaatttcagattttggattggtgaaGCTTGCTCCTGATGGGGAGAAATCAGTGGAAACCAGGCTTGCTGGGACTTTTGGATACTTAGCACCAGAATATGCAG TGACAGGCAAAATTACAACCAAAGCAGATGTCTTCAGTTTTGGGGTTGTGCTAATGGAGCTATTGACTGGATTAATGGCACTTGATGACAACAGGCCCGAGGAGAGCCAGTACTTAGCTGCATGGTTCTTGCGCATAAAATCAGACAAAGAAAAACTGGCCGCTGGCATTGACCCAGCCCTTGATGTAAACGAAGAAACATTTGAGAGCATCTACACAATTTCTCAACTAGCTGCACATTGCACTGCAAGAGAGCCTAGCCAAAGGCCAGATATGGGCCACGCCGTGAATGTATTGGCCCCACTTGTGGAAAAATGGAGACCGTTCGATGATGACACCGAGGAATATTCTGGCATTGATTACAATCTTCCTCTTAACCAGATGGTGAAGGGCTGGCAGGAAGGAAAGGACTTAAGTTATATGGCTCTAGAAGATAGCAAGGACAGTATTCCAGCAAGGCCTACTGGATTTGCGGAGTCTTTCACTTCTGCCGATGGTCGGTAA